In a single window of the Candidatus Cloacimonadota bacterium genome:
- a CDS encoding T9SS type A sorting domain-containing protein, producing the protein MKEKKGVFIFLIFLSTFYLIYCQEYWEVIYEDEASIRCIEKDIIGNLYLGTQDCMYISYDNGFSWNETDFQGCCISFLFDLDTLFVSNVDGIYVSFDNGTTWQLTNFPATAGPMMKDSSNNLFAANWGHIYKSTDNGNSWNIVLSTNSNEIFNDFIETSGGLFAASQHYMGEGGLYRSLDQGDNWELIGLNYHFLSSLAVNSNGELFAGSRGHYTQAIGGVYRSSDNGETWETLTNQFYVTDIVIDSQDRIFVGCNEYTGFVWMSEDNGETWNQLESQIMTIAEIQYLTITEDDYLYAISYGDYPVNNVYRSLESTKLNENTIKINSCELSNYPNPFNPRTEIRLQVSDFRQIENAEIEIYNLKGQKIKTIPINSLTDQLINSVVWNGSNQHNQPVSSGIYLYRLNIPNSPTKKMLLLK; encoded by the coding sequence ATGAAGGAAAAAAAAGGTGTCTTTATTTTTTTAATATTCTTATCAACTTTCTATTTAATTTACTGTCAGGAATATTGGGAAGTAATTTATGAAGATGAAGCATCAATTCGTTGTATAGAAAAGGATATTATCGGAAATTTGTATTTAGGTACTCAAGACTGTATGTATATTTCTTATGATAATGGATTTTCCTGGAATGAAACAGACTTTCAAGGATGTTGTATTTCCTTTCTATTTGATTTAGATACTCTTTTTGTAAGTAATGTCGATGGAATTTACGTATCTTTTGATAATGGAACTACGTGGCAACTTACTAATTTCCCGGCAACAGCAGGACCAATGATGAAAGATTCTTCTAATAATCTATTTGCTGCTAATTGGGGGCATATATACAAGTCAACTGATAATGGTAATTCCTGGAATATAGTTTTATCTACAAATTCAAATGAAATATTTAATGATTTTATTGAAACTTCCGGAGGATTGTTTGCAGCTTCTCAACATTATATGGGGGAAGGTGGTCTTTACCGTTCTTTGGATCAAGGTGACAACTGGGAATTAATTGGTTTAAACTATCACTTCCTGAGCTCGTTAGCAGTAAATTCCAATGGAGAACTTTTTGCTGGAAGCAGAGGACATTACACACAGGCTATCGGTGGTGTTTATCGATCTTCTGATAATGGTGAAACATGGGAAACATTAACAAACCAATTCTATGTAACAGATATTGTTATAGATTCACAAGATAGAATTTTTGTAGGCTGTAATGAATATACTGGTTTTGTATGGATGTCTGAAGATAATGGTGAAACTTGGAATCAATTAGAATCTCAAATAATGACCATAGCAGAAATCCAATATCTTACAATTACTGAAGATGATTACCTATATGCTATTAGCTATGGAGATTATCCTGTAAATAATGTATATAGAAGTCTGGAATCTACGAAATTAAATGAAAATACTATAAAAATCAATTCTTGCGAATTATCTAATTATCCTAACCCATTCAATCCAAGAACAGAAATCAGACTTCAGGTTTCAGATTTCAGACAAATAGAAAATGCTGAAATAGAAATTTATAATTTAAAGGGTCAGAAAATTAAAACTATTCCCATCAACTCATTAACCGATCAACTTATTAACTCGGTTGTCTGGAACGGTAGTAATCAGCACAATCAACCAGTCTCATCTGGAATTTATCTGTACAGACTTAATATTCCCAATTCACCAACTAAAAAAATGTTGTTGCTAAAGTGA
- a CDS encoding AEC family transporter: MTDFWSKVIPIIIVFFLGFALKKIRLFSSSTADTLLRISFYVTLPSLTFLSGATAELNLKFILLPFVAIVTMLLIGLISAPIAKLFKMPPATHGAFYVGTLIMNTGFTLPFVLAAFGNQGLAIYTIFDFGNSLMIFTFAYYFAIKYGNQKGSKIPIKKFLLLPPIWGLILGVVFNLLKIELSATHVNFFEIVGRPTIFLIIFSLGLYFHPHIFNLGKMFTVFGLRIGVGMFLGWAFAAVLGFEGIIKTLVIVFCGAPVGYNTLIFSSLEGLDKEFAASLVSISLLLGIIYVPLLLFWV; the protein is encoded by the coding sequence TTGACAGATTTCTGGAGTAAGGTGATCCCGATCATCATTGTTTTCTTTCTGGGTTTTGCACTCAAAAAGATCAGACTTTTCAGCAGCAGCACAGCAGATACGCTTCTGCGTATAAGTTTTTATGTTACATTGCCATCTCTTACTTTTCTATCTGGAGCTACAGCAGAATTAAACTTGAAATTCATTTTACTTCCGTTTGTGGCAATAGTAACGATGCTGTTGATCGGTTTGATCTCAGCACCGATCGCAAAATTATTCAAGATGCCGCCTGCAACGCATGGAGCATTTTATGTGGGAACACTCATCATGAATACCGGTTTCACTTTGCCCTTCGTCCTGGCTGCTTTTGGAAATCAGGGATTGGCAATATACACAATTTTCGATTTCGGCAACAGCCTGATGATCTTCACTTTTGCCTATTATTTTGCCATTAAATACGGAAACCAGAAAGGTTCCAAAATCCCGATAAAAAAGTTCCTGCTCTTACCACCGATCTGGGGTTTGATCCTGGGAGTTGTCTTTAATTTATTGAAAATTGAACTTTCAGCTACTCATGTAAATTTCTTTGAAATAGTTGGTCGACCTACCATTTTTTTAATCATCTTTTCGTTGGGATTGTATTTTCATCCTCATATTTTCAACCTGGGAAAAATGTTCACTGTTTTTGGTTTGCGAATCGGAGTGGGAATGTTTTTAGGCTGGGCTTTTGCAGCTGTTCTAGGATTTGAAGGGATCATTAAAACTCTGGTCATCGTTTTTTGTGGAGCACCGGTTGGTTACAACACGCTTATTTTTTCTTCGCTGGAAGGGTTAGATAAAGAATTTGCTGCCAGTCTGGTTTCGATCTCGCTGTTGTTGGGAATTATTTATGTGCCGTTGTTGCTGTTTTGGGTGTGA